A region of the Mesoterricola sediminis genome:
CGCTCCCCCACCTGGGTCTGGAGGCCCAGGGGCAACCGGGCCACCAGATCACCCAGCTGGCTCTGTTCCAGGACGGAACCCAGCCGGGTCGCATCGAAGGGCCGGCCCAGCACGATGTTCTCCTCCAGGGTCCCGGAGAAGATGAACACGTCCTGGAGGACCAGGCCGAAGAGGCCCCGCAGGTCCCGCAGCCGCACGTCCCGCACATCGGTGCCGTCCACGGTGACGCGCCCGGCCTCCACGTCGTAGAAGCGCATCAGGAGGTTGATCAGGGTGGACTTGCCCGCGCCCGTGTGGCCCACCACGGCCACGCGGCGGCCCCGGGGGATCACCCCCGACAGGTCCCGCACCACCCGCCGCCCCCCGGGCTCGTAGGCGAAGGTGACGCCCTCGAGGCGGACCTCCTCCCGGAAGGCCAGGGGCTTGGGCTCGGCGGCCTCGGGAATCTGCTCCTCGTTGTCCAGGAGCTTGAAGATCCGCTCGCTGGAGGCCAGGGCGGTCTGCATGATGTTGTACCGCTCCGCCAGTTCCCGGATGGGCCGGAAGAACCGCCCCGACTGCTGGATGAAGGCCAGGAGCAGGCCCAGGGTGAGGGTGCCGGCCTGGAGCTTGAAGCCCGCGTAGAGGATGAGGGCGGCCAGGGTGCCGTTGGTGATGAATTCCACCACGGGGAAGAAGACGGCGTACGCGAAGATCGTGCGGAGGAAGGCGTCGAGGTACTGCTGGTTCAGCTCCCCGAAGGCCCCCCGGCTCCGGGCCTCCTGCGCGTTCATCTGCACCAGGCTCATGCCGCTGAGCTGCTCCTGCAGGTAGGCCTGGATCGCCGCGTAGCGGCCCTGGGTCTCGCGGTAGGCCTCGCTGGCGTAGCGCCGGAAGATCTCGGTGGAGATCAGCAGGAGGGGCATGATGCCCACGGCCACCAGGGCCAGGCCCACGTGCTTGCTGAACATCCACACCACGATGGCCGTCAGGCTGAGGGCGTCCCCCACGATGGCCACGAAGCCCGAGGAGAACATCTCGTTGAGGTTCTGCACATCGCTGATGACCCGCGTCATGAGGCGGCCCACGGGGTTCTTGTGGAAGAAGTGGGTGCTGCGCTTCATGAGGTGCCCGAAGACCTGCATCCGCAGGTCCAGCATCGCCATCTGCCCGATCCAGCTCAGCAGCCCGTAGCGGGCCACCTGCACCACGAACCCCACGGCGATGAAGCCCATGAAGGCCCCGATCAGGGGGCCCGCCCCCCGCAGGGAGCCCTTGGCCAGGTGGTGATCGATGAGGCGGAGGGTGAACTCGCTGGGCAGGACCTCCAGGGCCGCGCCGGCGGCCATGAGGAGCAGGAGCGCCGCCAGCCCAAGCCAGTAGGGGCGGAGGTAGCTCACGAGCCTCACCAGGAGGGCGTGCCGTCCCGGCTGCTGGTCGACCTGGTCCGGTTGGAAGAAGGCACGGGCGGAATCCGTCATGAATCCATTCTTCCATGATTGCTGTCATGCCATCATGTTTCATCCGCGAGAGCGGAACTATTCACATGCCCGGGGAAAGCCCGGTTTCAAGGTGGGGCCCACATGCGCTGCGCCGTATTCATCGACGGGAACAACATCTTCCATTCCGCCCGCCAGCTCGGCTACGACGTGGACTACAGCAGGCTCCTCGCACTGCTGGTGGGCCGCGACCGGGAACTCCTGCGGGCCTTCTTCTACACGGGCGTGGACGAGACGGCCGACCGTCAGCGGGGCTTCCTGCACTGGATGCGCCGCAACGGCTTCCGGGTGGTCCAGAAACCGGTCAAGCAGGAACGGGACGGCACGCGCCGCGCGCGCCTGGAGGTGGAAATCACCACCGACATGATGAACTACGCCGACAAGGTGGACCTCATCATCCTGGTGAGCGGCGACGAGGACTTCGCCTACCCCCTCCAGACCCTCGCCCAGAACGGCGTCCGGGTGGAGGTGGCCGGGTTCCGCTCGGCCATGGCCAACAAGGTCATGGACGCGGCCGACCGCTACATCGAGCTGGATCAGCTGGCCGAGCGTTTCCGCAAGGAGGGCGGCCTGGACGACGAGGCCGACGAATACCGGGAAAAACTCTGATGCGGGCCCTCCTCCTCTCCGGACTCACCCTTTGCCTGGCCGCCGAACCGCCGGCGGTCGCCCGCATGCGCCAGGACCTGACGGTGCTGGCCTCCCCCGCCCTGGCGGGACGGGGCAACGGGGATCCGGGGCTGGAGCGGGCCGTGGCCTACGTGGCCCGGGCCTACCGGAAGCTGGGCCTCAGGCCGAAGGTCCAGCGCTACGCGTGGATCGCCCGCGTGAAGCGCACCGAGGCCGCCGCGGTGCTGGGCGGCCGGCCCCTCACCTGGGGCCGCGACGTGGAGGCCCTCGGCTACAGCGCCGGCGCGGACCTGAAGGCCCTGCCCCTGCGCTTCGTGGGCTGCGGCCTCCGGGCCGGCGCCTACGACGACCTGGGGGATCTCAAGGGCCGGGCCGCCGTCATCTTCCGGCGCCTGCCCGAAGCCGCCGCCTTCGCCCAGGTGAAGCGGGCGGAGACGGCCCTGCTCTCCCGCATCCGCGCCTGCGAGGCCGCCGGAGCCGCCGCCATCCTGCTGGTGGAGGAGGGCGACGCCCCCCGGACCCTGGGCCGGGAGGAGGGGCCCACCGAGCTGCACCTTCCCATCCTGAGCCTCCCCGCCCGGACCCTCGCGCCTTGGCTCGACCTGCCCGCCCTCCGGGCCCGCCTCGTGGAGACGGGCCTGCCCCAGACCTCCGAGCCCGGCGCCACCCTGGACCTGAAGCTCGCCCTCGCCCGCGAGGAGGTGCAGCTGCCCAACCTGGCCGTGCTGCTGCCGGGCCGGAACCCGAAGCTCCGGGACCAGATCATCGCCGTGGGGGCCCACCTGGACCACCTGGGCCACGGGGAACGCCATTCCGCCGCCGGGGAGGCGGGCCGGGGCCAGATCCACCCGGGCGCCGACGACAACGGCTCGGGCAGCGTGATGACCCTGGAACTGGCCCGCCGGTTCAAGCGCCAACGTCCCGCCCGCCCCATCCTCTTCCTCCACTTCAGCGGCGAGGAGGAGGGCCTGCTGGGTTCGGCGGCCTGGACCCGGAACCCCACCGTGCCCCTGGCGCAGATCAAGTTCATGGTGAACCTGGACATGGTCGGACGCCTCGACAAGGCCAGGCCCACCCTCCTCATGGGCGGGCTCGGCGCCCCCAAGGCCGCCCTGGAGCGGGCGCGGACCTTCGCCCCCGAGGGCCTGGCCCTGGGCACCGACGTGGGGGCCGCCGTGGGCGGATCCGACCACATGTCCTTCTCGGCCAGCAAGATCCCGACGTTCTTCTTCTTTTCCGGCCTCCACCAGGACTACCACAAGCCCACCGACACCGCCGACCGCATCGACTACGACGGCATGGCCCGGGTGGAGGCCATGGTGGCCCGGGTGGTGCAGGATCTGGCGGATTCGGCCGAGGTGCCCGCCTTCGACCCGGAGACCGCCAAGGTCCAGTCCGCCCGGGACGCCTCCCCCATGGGGGTCTCCCTGGGCATCCTCCCGGATTTCACGGAAAACAAGGCCGGGTTCCGCATCACGGACACCTCCCGCGGCTCCGCGGCCGAGGCCGCGGGCCTCAAGGGCGGCGACATCATCATCCGCATCGGGGACGCCCCGGTGAAGGGCATCTACGACTACATGGCCGCCCTCACCGGCCGCAAGCCGGGGGACAAAGTGCTGATCCGCTGGCTCCGCGATGGGGTGGAGATGCAGGCCGAAGCCACCTTGAAGGGGCGCTGATGGAGCTGCCCGCGGCCGACGGCCTGCCCACGCGGATCTTCGTCGAGGAGGCCCCCCACGCGGGGCTCCTGCCCGAGGGCCGGTGGGTCCTCCTGGGGGACGCGGCCGTCCGGGACACCTGGCGGTCCGCGGGTCTGCCCGAACCGCCGGGCTCCCGGTGGGTGCCCGTCTCGGAGGCCACCAAGCGCCTGGAGGTCCTGGTGCCCTGGCTGGAGGGCTGGGCGGAGGCCGGCCTGGACCGCGCCGCCACCGTCGTGGCCGTGGGGGGCGGCGTGCTCACCGACATGGCCGGGTTGGCCGCCGCGCTGTACATGCGGGGCATCCCCTGGCACGCCTGGCCCACCACCCTCCTGAGCCAGGTGGATGCGGGGCTGGGCGGCAAGACCGCCGTGGACCTGGCGGCCGGCAAGAACCTGGCCGGGGCCTTCCACCATCCGGCCCGCTTCGTGGCCTGCCGGTCCTTCCTGGCCACCCTGCCCCCGCGCCAGCTGGATTCGGGCCGGTGGGAGCTGGTGAAGATGGCCCTCATGGCCGGCGACGCCGCCTGGGCCCGCGCGCTCCTGGCGCCGGGCATGCCCGGCGCCGACAGCCTCGCCCGGGCCCTGCGGACCAAGGCCGAAATCGTCGGCCGGGATCCCCGGGAGGCCGGGGAGCGGCGCCTCCTCAACCTGGGGCACACCCTGGGCCACGCCCTGGAGGCGGCCTCCGCCTTCCGCCTCCTGCACGGCGAGGCGGTGGGGCTTGGCTGCTTGGCTGCATGTTTCCTCGCCGAAGCCGAGGGGCTGCCCCCCTTCCCCGGGGACCTGCTGGCCGCCATGGCCGCGCGCCTCGCCCCCCTCCGCCCCGACCTCCCCGCCT
Encoded here:
- a CDS encoding LabA-like NYN domain-containing protein, with product MRCAVFIDGNNIFHSARQLGYDVDYSRLLALLVGRDRELLRAFFYTGVDETADRQRGFLHWMRRNGFRVVQKPVKQERDGTRRARLEVEITTDMMNYADKVDLIILVSGDEDFAYPLQTLAQNGVRVEVAGFRSAMANKVMDAADRYIELDQLAERFRKEGGLDDEADEYREKL
- a CDS encoding M28 family peptidase — encoded protein: MRALLLSGLTLCLAAEPPAVARMRQDLTVLASPALAGRGNGDPGLERAVAYVARAYRKLGLRPKVQRYAWIARVKRTEAAAVLGGRPLTWGRDVEALGYSAGADLKALPLRFVGCGLRAGAYDDLGDLKGRAAVIFRRLPEAAAFAQVKRAETALLSRIRACEAAGAAAILLVEEGDAPRTLGREEGPTELHLPILSLPARTLAPWLDLPALRARLVETGLPQTSEPGATLDLKLALAREEVQLPNLAVLLPGRNPKLRDQIIAVGAHLDHLGHGERHSAAGEAGRGQIHPGADDNGSGSVMTLELARRFKRQRPARPILFLHFSGEEEGLLGSAAWTRNPTVPLAQIKFMVNLDMVGRLDKARPTLLMGGLGAPKAALERARTFAPEGLALGTDVGAAVGGSDHMSFSASKIPTFFFFSGLHQDYHKPTDTADRIDYDGMARVEAMVARVVQDLADSAEVPAFDPETAKVQSARDASPMGVSLGILPDFTENKAGFRITDTSRGSAAEAAGLKGGDIIIRIGDAPVKGIYDYMAALTGRKPGDKVLIRWLRDGVEMQAEATLKGR
- a CDS encoding 3-dehydroquinate synthase; the encoded protein is MELPAADGLPTRIFVEEAPHAGLLPEGRWVLLGDAAVRDTWRSAGLPEPPGSRWVPVSEATKRLEVLVPWLEGWAEAGLDRAATVVAVGGGVLTDMAGLAAALYMRGIPWHAWPTTLLSQVDAGLGGKTAVDLAAGKNLAGAFHHPARFVACRSFLATLPPRQLDSGRWELVKMALMAGDAAWARALLAPGMPGADSLARALRTKAEIVGRDPREAGERRLLNLGHTLGHALEAASAFRLLHGEAVGLGCLAACFLAEAEGLPPFPGDLLAAMAARLAPLRPDLPAWEACLPLLRRDKKAVGADGPGESRIHCILPRPHALADQRPLPPQVWRRPHERMARLLQSSEMPT
- a CDS encoding ABC transporter ATP-binding protein; translated protein: MTDSARAFFQPDQVDQQPGRHALLVRLVSYLRPYWLGLAALLLLMAAGAALEVLPSEFTLRLIDHHLAKGSLRGAGPLIGAFMGFIAVGFVVQVARYGLLSWIGQMAMLDLRMQVFGHLMKRSTHFFHKNPVGRLMTRVISDVQNLNEMFSSGFVAIVGDALSLTAIVVWMFSKHVGLALVAVGIMPLLLISTEIFRRYASEAYRETQGRYAAIQAYLQEQLSGMSLVQMNAQEARSRGAFGELNQQYLDAFLRTIFAYAVFFPVVEFITNGTLAALILYAGFKLQAGTLTLGLLLAFIQQSGRFFRPIRELAERYNIMQTALASSERIFKLLDNEEQIPEAAEPKPLAFREEVRLEGVTFAYEPGGRRVVRDLSGVIPRGRRVAVVGHTGAGKSTLINLLMRFYDVEAGRVTVDGTDVRDVRLRDLRGLFGLVLQDVFIFSGTLEENIVLGRPFDATRLGSVLEQSQLGDLVARLPLGLQTQVGERGQKLSAGERQLVAFARMLYQEPEILLLDEATANIDSETEHKIQKVIERVSHRLTTFTIAHRLSTIKDADEIWVMDQGALAERGTHDELMAREGMYAKLVRLQFEGEA